The Penaeus monodon isolate SGIC_2016 unplaced genomic scaffold, NSTDA_Pmon_1 PmonScaffold_119, whole genome shotgun sequence genome includes a window with the following:
- the LOC119568976 gene encoding zinc finger protein 84-like, with product MVNLMSNLTMSFLYDWMPLAPLTDKEIFGIRVSIKEEFNEDVSEETCVDIKEEPFEYTDEDFGKKYISDRDQATNDESYKDATHGKVDGKFVAEKCENKWSSNEDQATYNENYKEVTNGEMRAELTRIVGKMCYKKVKPINFNDKPYSMICNKALSDTCNIIRHMRVHTKENPYICEICSKAFSRKSHLMEHIRIHTKEKPYSCKICNKTFRSRSRLVNHTRIHTNKRPYSCDICIKAFSEKGNQISGKSHRIHTNVKSCSCEICNKTFSSNSGLVRQNGVHTKEICKKVCSEEGILVKHDSTYNAKVIQM from the exons atGGTAAATCTAATGTCGAA TTTGACAATGAGTTTCCTCTACGACTGGATGCCCTTGGCCCCTCTCACGGATAAGGAAATATTCGGCATAAGAGTCAGTATCAAAGAAGAGTTCAACGAAGATGTCTCCGAAGAGACATGTGTGGATATCAAGGAAGAACCTTTTGAATATACAGATGAA GATTTTGGGAAGAAATACATATCTGATCGGGATCAGGCAACGAATGATGAAAGCTATAAGGATGCTACACACGGAAAAGTGGATGGGAAGTTTGTTGCTGAGAAGTGTGAGAATAAGTGGTCATCAAATGAGGATCAGGCaacttataatgaaaattataaggaGGTAACAAATGGAGAGATGAGAGCTGAATTGACTCGTATTGTTGGTAAAATGTGTTATAAGAAAGTGAAGCCTATTAATTTCAACGACAAGCCATACAGTATGATTTGCAACAAGGCTTTAAGTGACACATGCAATATAATaaggcacatgagagtacatacaaaagagaatcCATACATCTGTGAAATTTGCAGTAAAGCCTTCTCACGGAAAAGTCATCTAATGGAGCACATAagaatacatacaaaggagaagccatatagcTGTAAGATTTGCAATAAAACCTTCCGATCCAGAAGTAGGCTGGTCAATCACACAAGAATACATACAAATAAGAGGCCATACAGCtgtgatatttgcattaaagCCTTCTCTGAGAAAGGAAATCAA ATATCTGGTAAATCACATAGAATACATACAAATGTGAAATCATGTagttgtgagatttgcaacaagaccTTCTCATCCAATAGTGGTCTGGTAAGGCAAAACGGTGTTCATACAAAGGAGATTTGCAAGAAGGTTTGCTCTGAGGAAGGTATTCTGGTAAAACATGATAGTACATACAATGCAAAAGTTATTCAGATGTGA